From one Mytilus edulis chromosome 1, xbMytEdul2.2, whole genome shotgun sequence genomic stretch:
- the LOC139517380 gene encoding testis-specific serine/threonine-protein kinase 3-like has product MEFLLNSGLSNVVALTEEVFSASSEVFGKVAIKKVLKTSTEFEAFLSLKHENIVEAIEIIEAEEFAFVLMEFAEFGDVFEYIMKNGLMSVEATLSVFSQVVKAVEYCHLNGIAHNDIKLENVLLSNGCVKLADFGFAKSTVVVAESEEFCGTLPYAAPEVIMGMEHNTMKADMWSMGVMLYVMLFGAFPFSDSDATSMVKAQLSNTLSFPENTSDIVKSLVSSMLEPSVEKRADAISVRLALSQF; this is encoded by the coding sequence atggaatttttatTGAACAGTGGACTTTCAAACGTTGTAGCCCTAACTGAAGAAGTTTTCTCCGCCTCTAGCGAAGTATTCGGTAAAGTTGCAATTAAAAAAGTCCTCAAAACCTCTACTGAGTTTGAAGCTTTCCTCAGCCTCAAACACGAAAACATTGTCGAAGCCATTGAAATCATCGAAGCCGAAGAATTTGCCTTCGTTTTGATGGAATTCGCTGAATTCGGAGATGTTTTTGAATACATAATGAAAAACGGCCTCATGTCCGTTGAAGCCACCCTATCTGTCTTCTCTCAAGTTGTCAAAGCAGTCGAATACTGCCACTTAAACGGAATCGCCCACAATGACATTAAATTAGAAAACGTCTTGTTATCAAATGGATGTGTCAAACTGGCCGATTTTGGATTTGCCAAATCAACCGTTGTTGTTGCCGAATCTGAAGAATTTTGTGGAACCCTCCCATACGCTGCCCCCGAAGTTATTATGGGAATGGAACACAACACCATGAAAGCCGACATGTGGAGTATGGGAGTTATGCTCTACGTCATGCTCTTCGGAGCTTTCCCATTCTCCGATAGTGACGCAACCTCTATGGTCAAAGCTCAACTCTCAAACACCCTCTCTTTCCCCGAAAACACTAGCGACATCGTAAAATCCCTTGTCTCCTCTATGCTTGAACCCTCTGTTGAAAAACGTGCTGATGCCATCTCAGTCCGTCTTGCCTTGAGTCAGTTTTAG